The following proteins are encoded in a genomic region of Aminivibrio pyruvatiphilus:
- a CDS encoding ribonuclease HII, with product MDLSRWGRVAGADEAGRGPLAGPVVAAAAVLTPAQEEELLSLGLTDSKKLTPRRREFLFERMLILKVQWRAQAASPARIDGMNILRASLWAMGRSVEKLPPCFDTVIVDGTFPLPGLAFRQVPLPKADSLVPAAAAASVAAKVLRDRVMDILDGLYPGYGFRKHRGYPTAAHRKALEALGPSPVHRASFTWRAP from the coding sequence ATGGATCTGAGCCGGTGGGGAAGGGTCGCCGGGGCGGATGAAGCCGGACGGGGCCCCCTCGCCGGACCGGTAGTCGCCGCAGCGGCGGTTCTGACCCCTGCCCAGGAAGAGGAACTTCTCTCCCTTGGCCTCACCGATTCAAAGAAACTTACCCCCCGGAGGCGGGAATTCCTTTTTGAGCGGATGCTCATCCTGAAGGTCCAATGGCGGGCCCAGGCAGCCTCACCGGCCAGGATCGACGGAATGAACATCCTCAGGGCGTCTCTCTGGGCCATGGGGCGCAGCGTGGAGAAGCTTCCCCCGTGCTTCGACACGGTCATCGTGGACGGCACCTTCCCCCTTCCGGGGCTTGCCTTCCGCCAGGTTCCCCTTCCGAAGGCCGACAGCCTTGTCCCCGCCGCGGCGGCTGCTTCCGTGGCCGCCAAGGTGCTCCGGGACAGGGTCATGGATATTCTCGACGGCCTGTATCCCGGCTACGGCTTTCGAAAGCACAGGGGATACCCCACGGCGGCCCACAGAAAGGCCCTCGAGGCCCTCGGTCCCTCCCCCGTCCACAGGGCCAGCTTTACCTGGAGGGCACCCTGA